The region AAGCATTTCAAAACACGATGCACAGCGATAAATGGAATTATcgttaaactaaaaatattaatttagatatcTGCACGCGGAAGACACATTGTTGTAAAATTTGTAGCCAGATCCGTATCCTAAAGTGTGTAGCCCCATTAAAGTACGACCCAAATTTTCGATTCTAAATTAAAGTTGACCACGTGGATAGACTGACCAGGTCACTCGCTACCATAGAAACCAATGGTCACAACATGCGGCTACTTATAAAAGAATCGTATAATGGCTGATACTACGGCAAGGTCACCACGTGTCGAATTCTAATCTTCACTTGGCGTGGATCGTCTCGCAAGCTGTCAAGAAACTGATTACTTAAAATATCAGACTGTTTAACCTTGGTGTGAATAGCGTGGATCTTATAGTCTCGACCATGTAAAtggaataaaagttttatgatcctttttttctgaaaCCTGAAATTCATTTAACTTTTATCACAagtattttagattattaaaatcaaaaatgtatatttttttttaatcaaaattatttttcattgaaattcaATAGCATaatgctataaatatttttagactcATGCTACATAAGAagaaaatactaataataaatttaaatttttaaataaatatcgcaatttttgaaaattaattatgcggcatttcctatataaataaagcaaattcAAAAAACCTAaacttcatttaaaaaaaatttgagatatagaaaatgtacgattataattatatttatttatcttcttgAAAAtagcgttttattttatttaaactatttttctttcatgacattattgttacatattaACGAAAGatcatcttatatatttattttacaattttcaattaatcaattaataaagagaAGTAATTAATGTTTGAGTTAATCACGTCCATAAAACTATCCGCTCGTAAATTAGATGAAAATcgcaagaatatattatagtgaTCTCGCATAACAATACCTTGTTCAtctattgacaaaaaaatgcaatatattatttatatgtgtcaTAAGTAGCGTCTCTctgttataaagaaatatacctGATCGAAATGAATTAATTGGGTTACTTtacagtataaaataaattcaatgttgtatatacgtatattatatacaaacaaaatttatcgaattttcaGAAACTCAAGTTGTGTTTACAAATaacttctaaaaaattttaaattataaaaagatatctgtgcttgattaaatttcaaattaaaatgagacccatttgtaaaattagctaaataatgtaattttattagctgttttcttaattcttaatcattaattattagaatagcATAACTgtgtcttatatttatatcaaagaaaaattaattccagATCGATGGAATCTTTTGAGAAGGAATATTACAGATTTCTCGCGCAGTTTATAATCTCTCGATACGTACGTGCAATGAACTCACACTGTACGATGCGGCGATGACTGGAAATCGTTATTTCGTTGATTCACCATGCCGCACATCGATCGTTATTGTTCCGTTAATAATTCGCCGAGACCTTCGTACTTCGTGATGTTgcgtcattaatatttaacggcAACATCTCGCCGTGTTACATGCACCTCTCGTACGCCTCAAGTAACACGTGCGCTTATTGTTTGCAAGATCCGAGTTGGTAATCTCGATCGAAACCCTGTCCATAAATCTCTCTCATGTACAATGTACACATTTGCCgacaaaagttaaaaaataaaatagctattctctctctttcgcacaCGTACTCCTGCTCTacggaatatatatttcttatgcttgatacaataaatgatatacataaagcgacgaataaaattaaaaataatttatagaaaaatatgaaaactatatattcttgtattgttcttttaataatattttcagaaactcttatcgaaaaatatttttcactatatttttttcatatttttaataatattctggatgatattttatacagagagcgagggaaagagagagagacagagaagatagattttaaatttatatatttctttaaattctctataatcttagatagaaaaaatgcaaaaaagataACCTTgtatatgacaaaaaaatagaaataatattaatgataattatataaagaaatgcgttaacttttatgatattaatcaaaaaaatatacaagaatttAATCGATTCTCGTTCTAGTTATAATATTCCGATATAATGtgcatatttaaatgatattcttACCCTCACGATATGAATTACGGTATCATCTCGGATTGCTTGCTTATCATTACGAATGGCGCGAGATTTCAAAAAGTCAAAGCTCAATCAAACGTCAAATGTTGCTCCGGCCACGAGGTCGACTCATTATGACAACAGTGAAACGCACCTTTATATAGTGAGAAGCGCACTGAACAGTCTGCATTAGCTTAGCACGAGTAAGTTAACGTAAGGGTTGCTTAGCTACCATCGCGTCTCAGTAACGTACCAATAAAAACAGATCCATATTATTGAGTGcgaaaagatttatatgtgtgtgtgtgtgtgagagagagagatcaaaaTCTATCAGATcttgtatttttcaattaaagataaaaaagcgTTCAGAACGTTCTCTGAAATagaatttgagaaattttttccaatttgaaaagaatctattaaaattactaagattaataaaaattatgtctaAAACAATTACTCTTTTTGTATGTTAAatcctattttaattaaaaaaaaaagttgtaaagtttgtaattatttacaaaagtaaaaaacatttttctaagaaaattgtattagAGCAAACGTAATGGctatttcaattaatcaaaattatttcggtattgcataaattatttttatatatgactatacttgataaatgaaataaattcaatattctgtagaattcaatattcaatagaaaattatgtatttgacACCAATCTATAACTGGGGGTATAGCTCAGTGGTAGAGCATTCGACTGCAGATCGAGAGGTCCCCGGTTCAAACCCGGGTGCCCCCTCacgaagtatttttttatcatattatatatttttttagagactaaacatgttcaaaatattgttctgtaatcatttacttttttgtaattatatacatatattatcatccatatgtgtatacaaaattcaatacattatattggcaatattattattactgacATTTTGCGCAAAAAAcgggaataataaataaaaatctcatttgatttttacactttattatcaatttcatcaaaaattggtaaaaaatcatattagtaaaatttgtagcaaatatttaatttttctcattacagtctatcttataatatctttcagagaaaatatttatttttaattataatgttctaGTGATAGATTATAAGTAAtcgataaattgttaaaaaattacagaattgtctccataaaaaaaattgattggttcactATTTGTTGTCCTCTTTCTTTAtagatgtaaaattatgtcCAACAATTACataacattataaacaaaCATACATATGACAACAATATAGTAACATATAAAgttatactaaaaatttaattttgtgcaTGCTTAAACATTTGAGAGAGAacattagaaagaaaaaagaaagtatacaAGAGGAAAGTTTACCTAAGATTATAGCACTTAATATCTCTTCCATTAGAAaacaaattatgaataatatatgtgctattataatttatcctaatattgctatattattaggtgaaattattttgtatatattctattgATAGTGTCACTCTCAGTCTTTCAATGCAATAAGTTCTGTCAATATTAGCACAGATGTAAAaacattagatataatttcttataaatcttGCCGCctttactttctctcttttagttcatttatctttttatcattataattctaatttcttaacaattattgtcaatatatataattttatatgcaaagtaATATCTTAATAGTACTTGGAAGACTTAACAGTATagttatttctaatttttactttgttatgcatataaaaaataaatcttatagaatatatatcatatgaatattcgtcattttatatataaggcaatttgtgaaaattatatatatataagatctaATTTCTCAATCAATATCCATCTTCTATGTAtgctcataaaaaaattgagtgtTATTTGCAGTAATTTTTGTCATGTATGAGAGATGTTATAATGTTGCGATCcaaaaagaaattcaatatttgtgcctaattttaagaaaatcggTAATATTCTGCAATGTGATTTAGCATATCTTGAAAAGCCGTAGAGAGTGATGTTCCAAATTTCTGTCTCCATAAATGTCTAGCAATGATATATTGGCCTGAAGTGTGCGTAGCTTCTTGAACTTCCTCACAGATTTCAATGGCGCTTTGCCaaattgtttcttaaaaattaataagaacgAATAATTCgcgcaaaaattgtttatgatagagaaatatatacacttaTGTAATTACGACATTATtgtatgaagaaaaataattaccaaGATTGTCAAGAAGTTTACTTTGACCAGGTGGATCAAACTTTTGTAATTGCTCAATACTGATAATCTTGTATTGCCTTAAACTTTGTAATGATTCATAATTACAGCAGCAAACACGATCATTTGCTACTATATAACTTCCTGGCACTGCATGCTTTACAATTTCCTTCAGAGCTTCTTTCACCATATTACATTTGTTGACCCCTATTTGTTGCTTGTCAATCTTCTGTGGCtatgaaatacaaaattaaactaatttatGCAGCAactaatatctatatatatctatataactaTATCTATATACTAATACTATTAgccatataataaataaaacagcaATCGCTAATTACATTCTATTACCTCTGGTACAGCTTCGATCATATGTAACCATATGCGAGGCGGTATAGCATTCGCTTCCGCAATGCATATTATTGtgtgagaattattattgcgtTTTTTGGCAGAATTCAAATCTGGTTGACGTTCTGTCATATAACCACTAGGGAATTCATCCACTATTAATATTGCACCTTCACCTCCTAATAACCAATCCTCTGGATGTTTCTTTACATAGATTGCAGAAATTTCATCACAACGTTCATATGTTTTCCTAACTACATGTTTCTTGATATCTGCagtaatgtgtatatatatatatatatatatatatttgattctacataatatttcttaatataccataaaatacttatataaataaggacCTAAGTATGAAGCAGTAATTTCGCAAGGAATATTTTGACACCATCCTAGTATCAATTGAAGGCACATTTTCAGGTCACATTTTAttccaaaaaagaaagatttttctcttattgacAGCTTTCTCAAGCAGTCAGGACAAGaccaaatatatttgtctatGATTCTTGCAGGATTCCATGCTAAACTACGTCCATTACATTCCAAATGAGGACAATTGGAAACTGTACGAATTAAACTCATTTCTTTTAACCAACTGCATAATTCTCCCTCATGTCCTTTTTGCAGCATTGGTCGTACAACAACATCGAATAATCCACCACCATCGCTAAAGCTTCCCAAACTTCctgttctataaaaatttgtattacagatcaatataatgtaacattttcattataaactgatgtataatttgtacaattgATGTGAATGGCAAACTGcagtgttttattaattatctcaatAAGATTTACAAGAacctctctctatctttcacAATCAGAGCAAGTGACAggatttgtatataataaagaattatatagctgtcatttttgacatttcatgattttataattaccttGAGCTTTTAACTTTTGCGTTTCTCATCATTAATTCTAAAGTAACAGACAATGTTtaatagaaatgtaataacgataaataaaaatttgcccacatacacacacacacacacacacacacacacacacaaagtaagaacaaaaaagaaaaaataataattataagaaacgcTAACAGGAAAATGTCAATTTACTACGATAGAATCCATTGTTATCTGTATAATATGGTGGTGCAACGTTCCTCCGGTGGACACTGATATAGCAAAGCCTAAAACGCAATGCGCATGCGTGAAAATGAAGCGCTATTACATTTGAAATCGGACAAAACTAaagatgtttaatttaaaaaatttctgaaagaATTCTCAATGGCGTGTATATACTTACCCTTCAGTCTTTTATTGTGATCTTTATCAAAGAATGCACTGTACACTCCcatattcaaaaaatcaaaacacatttacacaaaatgtttataatatatttattcttataaaatatggaGAAAAAACACATCTAAATTATCCTCAACTttgtggtttttttttttttattttattaagaacacG is a window of Cataglyphis hispanica isolate Lineage 1 chromosome 4, ULB_Chis1_1.0, whole genome shotgun sequence DNA encoding:
- the LOC126848903 gene encoding uncharacterized protein LOC126848903 isoform X1, translated to MMRNAKVKSSRTGSLGSFSDGGGLFDVVVRPMLQKGHEGELCSWLKEMSLIRTVSNCPHLECNGRSLAWNPARIIDKYIWSCPDCLRKLSIREKSFFFGIKCDLKMCLQLILGWCQNIPCEITASYLDIKKHVVRKTYERCDEISAIYVKKHPEDWLLGGEGAILIVDEFPSGYMTERQPDLNSAKKRNNNSHTIICIAEANAIPPRIWLHMIEAVPEPQKIDKQQIGVNKCNMVKEALKEIVKHAVPGSYIVANDRVCCCNYESLQSLRQYKIISIEQLQKFDPPGQSKLLDNLETIWQSAIEICEEVQEATHTSGQYIIARHLWRQKFGTSLSTAFQDMLNHIAEYYRFS
- the LOC126848903 gene encoding uncharacterized protein LOC126848903 isoform X3, which encodes MLQKGHEGELCSWLKEMSLIRTVSNCPHLECNGRSLAWNPARIIDKYIWSCPDCLRKLSIREKSFFFGIKCDLKMCLQLILGWCQNIPCEITASYLDIKKHVVRKTYERCDEISAIYVKKHPEDWLLGGEGAILIVDEFPSGYMTERQPDLNSAKKRNNNSHTIICIAEANAIPPRIWLHMIEAVPEPQKIDKQQIGVNKCNMVKEALKEIVKHAVPGSYIVANDRVCCCNYESLQSLRQYKIISIEQLQKFDPPGQSKLLDNLETIWQSAIEICEEVQEATHTSGQYIIARHLWRQKFGTSLSTAFQDMLNHIAEYYRFS
- the LOC126848903 gene encoding uncharacterized protein LOC126848903 isoform X2, translated to MMRNAKVKSSRTGSLGSFSDGGGLFDVVVRPMLQKGHEGELCSWLKEMSLIRTVSNCPHLECNGRSLAWNPARIIDKYIWSCPDCLRKLSIREKSFFFGIKCDLKMCLQLILGWCQNIPCEITASYLDIKKHVVRKTYERCDEISAIYVKKHPEDWLLGGEGAILIVDEFPSGYMTERQPDLNSAKKRNNNSHTIICIAEANAIPPRIWLHMIEAVPEKIDKQQIGVNKCNMVKEALKEIVKHAVPGSYIVANDRVCCCNYESLQSLRQYKIISIEQLQKFDPPGQSKLLDNLETIWQSAIEICEEVQEATHTSGQYIIARHLWRQKFGTSLSTAFQDMLNHIAEYYRFS